Proteins found in one Acinetobacter sp. XH1741 genomic segment:
- a CDS encoding TerC family protein: MESIGNLWLYIAFFGIVVVMLLIDFLGFKQKQGQDVSIKQAAYWSVAWVSVAVLFGGSLWLYLQQTAGVTLANQKTMEYFAGYLLEKSLAIDNVFVWLMIFAAFAIPPALQRKILLYGVLGAIVLRTIFIFIGAWFVQEFSWVLYIFGAFLVYTGFKFLKGQEEETNIEDIKILKWLRKHMRITPQLEGDKFFVHQNGLLWATPLFLVLILVEASDVIFAVDSIPAIFAVTSDPFIVLTANLMAILGLRAMFFLLAGAASKLHYLPYGLGIILLFIGAKMLLLDVFHMPIWISLSFIVLVLAITTYLSLRHNEKQLQS; this comes from the coding sequence ATGGAATCAATCGGCAATTTATGGCTGTATATAGCATTCTTTGGCATAGTCGTTGTCATGCTCCTGATTGACTTTTTAGGCTTTAAACAAAAGCAAGGTCAGGATGTCTCAATTAAGCAAGCTGCTTACTGGAGTGTAGCGTGGGTAAGTGTCGCAGTCTTATTTGGTGGCAGTTTATGGCTTTACCTACAGCAAACGGCTGGGGTGACCTTAGCAAATCAAAAAACCATGGAATACTTTGCAGGCTACTTACTCGAAAAGTCCCTCGCAATTGATAACGTTTTCGTATGGTTAATGATTTTTGCAGCGTTTGCTATTCCGCCTGCGCTACAACGTAAAATTTTGCTCTACGGCGTATTAGGTGCAATTGTACTGCGTACCATCTTTATTTTTATTGGTGCATGGTTCGTTCAAGAGTTCTCTTGGGTGCTTTATATCTTCGGTGCATTCTTGGTATATACAGGCTTCAAGTTCTTAAAAGGTCAAGAAGAAGAAACCAATATCGAAGACATCAAAATTTTAAAATGGTTACGTAAGCACATGCGTATTACACCGCAGCTTGAAGGAGACAAATTTTTTGTACATCAAAATGGTTTATTGTGGGCAACGCCGTTATTTCTAGTTTTGATTTTGGTTGAAGCTTCAGATGTGATTTTCGCAGTAGATTCTATTCCTGCTATTTTCGCGGTCACTAGCGACCCGTTTATTGTTTTAACAGCGAACTTAATGGCAATTTTAGGTTTACGTGCAATGTTCTTCTTGCTTGCTGGTGCTGCATCTAAACTGCATTACTTGCCATATGGCTTAGGCATCATCTTATTGTTCATTGGTGCAAAAATGTTGTTGCTTGATGTATTCCACATGCCAATCTGGATCTCATTAAGCTTTATCGTATTGGTACTAGCAATCACTACCTATCTATCTTTACGACACAACGAAAAGCAATTGCAGTCTTAA
- a CDS encoding phosphatase PAP2 family protein, with protein sequence MSLETLNLSLFHVINGAQDASQFIIRLAIFFANDLLYILLFILTFLWFYGDQDLKNRVIKSVFLTCISLLVGYVISLFYHHPRPFVMGVGTTFIEHAPTASFPSNHMLIFSTIALSYLFAQRKMIGIILLFLSFVVAWSRIYLGVHFPLDMLGAFIVALLVNTAGYYFWNAYGTSLTAFFIQLYQIICKPLLDRGFIK encoded by the coding sequence ATGTCTTTAGAAACACTCAACCTTAGCTTATTCCATGTCATAAATGGTGCTCAGGATGCGAGTCAATTTATCATTCGTCTTGCTATCTTTTTTGCTAATGATCTCCTGTATATCCTTTTATTCATCCTTACATTTTTATGGTTTTACGGCGATCAAGATTTAAAAAATAGGGTCATTAAATCTGTCTTTTTAACCTGCATATCACTTTTAGTGGGTTATGTTATTTCTCTGTTTTATCACCATCCAAGACCATTTGTGATGGGTGTGGGCACTACTTTTATTGAACATGCACCAACAGCATCTTTTCCAAGTAATCATATGCTGATTTTTAGCACCATTGCCCTGTCTTATTTATTTGCTCAGCGCAAAATGATCGGCATCATTTTATTGTTTTTGTCATTTGTCGTAGCATGGTCACGTATTTATTTAGGAGTGCATTTCCCTTTAGATATGTTGGGAGCTTTTATTGTCGCACTACTGGTCAATACGGCAGGTTATTACTTCTGGAATGCTTACGGTACAAGTTTGACCGCATTCTTTATTCAGCTTTACCAGATCATATGCAAACCACTTTTAGATCGGGGTTTTATCAAATAA
- a CDS encoding aromatic ring-hydroxylating dioxygenase subunit alpha, with the protein MNAIPTLTPLAMPCNSSFDAKDWEILSTHWYPVARIQDVSTAPQRVTLLDVNMALYKTESGEIHLVRDICPHRGVPLTKGWVDGEEIVCPYHGLHYNTEGKCTQIPAQPDLTKISDRFSLTKFPVVERYGLIWTSIHGRDIAQANIPVLDTWDHAEHQAILPPFVDIGGSSGRQLEGFIDVAHFAWVHHNAFASRDNPVVPKYHTERTNYGLKTVYISNVSNYPHELKHLEPEGFLWKRTFDVYPPFSAVLTVDFPEGGVLKILNACCPISSNKTRLFVPLTRNFDQTGDLEAVYAFNAQIFAEDQDMVESQKPEDLPLDLMMEAHFEADRSSTTYRRILAEWGLSKRYTV; encoded by the coding sequence ATGAATGCTATTCCAACTTTAACGCCACTTGCCATGCCGTGTAATAGCAGCTTTGATGCAAAAGATTGGGAAATTTTATCGACTCACTGGTATCCGGTTGCGCGCATTCAAGATGTGTCTACAGCCCCTCAACGTGTCACCTTATTAGATGTAAACATGGCACTGTATAAGACCGAAAGTGGCGAAATTCATCTGGTTCGCGATATTTGTCCTCATCGGGGCGTACCTTTAACGAAAGGCTGGGTAGATGGTGAAGAAATTGTGTGTCCTTATCACGGCCTACACTACAACACAGAAGGGAAGTGTACCCAAATACCCGCTCAACCGGATTTAACCAAAATTTCAGATCGTTTTTCTCTGACCAAATTTCCAGTTGTTGAACGTTATGGTCTCATTTGGACCAGTATTCATGGTCGTGATATTGCTCAAGCCAATATTCCCGTACTAGATACTTGGGACCATGCAGAACATCAAGCAATTTTGCCACCGTTTGTTGATATTGGTGGCTCTAGCGGACGTCAGCTTGAAGGGTTTATCGATGTCGCTCATTTTGCTTGGGTGCATCACAATGCCTTTGCGAGTCGCGATAATCCAGTCGTACCCAAATATCACACTGAACGCACTAACTATGGTTTAAAAACGGTCTATATCAGTAATGTCAGTAACTATCCACATGAGCTAAAACATTTAGAGCCAGAAGGCTTTTTGTGGAAACGCACCTTCGATGTCTATCCACCTTTTTCAGCGGTACTTACTGTTGATTTTCCTGAAGGGGGTGTCTTAAAAATCTTAAATGCTTGCTGTCCTATTTCAAGTAATAAGACCCGTTTATTTGTTCCACTCACCCGTAACTTTGACCAAACTGGCGATTTAGAAGCGGTCTATGCATTCAATGCGCAAATTTTTGCTGAAGACCAAGACATGGTCGAATCACAAAAGCCAGAAGACCTTCCGCTTGATTTAATGATGGAAGCACATTTTGAAGCTGACCGTTCATCAACGACTTACCGCCGTATCTTGGCAGAATGGGGACTAAGTAAACGTTATACC